In one window of Rhizobium sp. ACO-34A DNA:
- a CDS encoding HupU protein has product MTKDKRPMTLLWLQAGSCGGCTMSVLDNGAQGWARELKSFGIELLWHPSLSEETGVEAIEILEAVADGRTPLDFLCIEGSILRGPNGSGLFNRLAGTGRTMLEWVTRLAPRAQYCLAVGTCASYGGIHASAPDPTEACGLQYEGSLSGGALGGDYRSLAGLPVINVAGCAPHPGWIMETIVGLQMGDFDERDLDSLGRPKFYAKTLAHHGCERNEYYEFKASAEKLSDLGCLMEHLGCKATQAVGDCNQRGWNGGGSCTHGGFSCIACTSPGFEGTTGFLETPKVGGIPVGLPLDMPKAWFVALAALSKSATPDRVRENATSDRVILDPKRSGKSGE; this is encoded by the coding sequence ATGACAAAAGACAAGCGACCGATGACGCTTCTGTGGCTGCAAGCCGGCAGTTGCGGCGGATGCACCATGTCGGTGCTGGACAATGGCGCGCAGGGCTGGGCTCGCGAGCTCAAGTCGTTCGGTATCGAACTCCTCTGGCATCCCTCCCTGAGCGAAGAGACTGGTGTCGAGGCCATCGAGATCCTCGAGGCCGTGGCCGATGGCAGGACGCCGCTCGATTTCCTGTGTATCGAAGGATCGATCCTGCGCGGACCCAATGGCAGCGGGTTGTTCAACCGGCTGGCCGGAACGGGTCGCACCATGCTGGAATGGGTGACGCGGCTTGCTCCACGCGCCCAGTACTGTCTGGCGGTCGGTACCTGTGCGTCCTATGGCGGCATCCATGCCTCGGCACCCGACCCGACAGAGGCCTGCGGGCTGCAATATGAGGGCTCTCTTTCCGGGGGCGCTCTCGGTGGTGACTATCGTTCCCTTGCCGGCCTGCCGGTGATCAATGTCGCCGGCTGCGCGCCGCATCCGGGCTGGATCATGGAAACCATCGTCGGCCTGCAGATGGGGGATTTCGACGAACGCGACCTCGACAGTCTGGGCCGGCCGAAGTTCTATGCCAAGACGCTGGCCCATCACGGCTGCGAGCGCAACGAATATTACGAGTTCAAGGCGAGCGCCGAGAAGCTTTCGGATCTCGGCTGTCTGATGGAACATCTCGGCTGCAAGGCGACGCAGGCGGTGGGAGACTGCAACCAGCGCGGCTGGAATGGTGGCGGTTCCTGCACCCATGGCGGCTTTTCCTGCATCGCCTGCACCTCGCCCGGTTTCGAGGGCACGACCGGCTTTCTCGAAACGCCGAAGGTGGGTGGTATTCCGGTCGGCCTGCCGCTCGATATGCCCAAGGCATGGTTCGTGGCGCTGGCCGCTCTGTCGAAGTCGGCAACGCCGGATCGCGTGCGTGAAAACGCCACCTCCGACCGCGTCATCCTCGACCCGAAGCGCAGCGGGAAATCAGGCGAATGA
- a CDS encoding indolepyruvate ferredoxin oxidoreductase (Catalyzes the ferredoxin-dependent oxidative decarboxylation of arylpyruvates) produces MNLPVAPSRIAASHQINESIDLDDRYRLEEGRILVSGTQALVRLPMIQRERDLAAGLNTAGYVSGYRGSPLAGFDREMVKARKYLEKAHVKFQPGLNEDMAATAVWGTQQTGMFKGNRYDGVFSMWYGKGPGVDRSMDVIRHANAAGTSQHGGVLLLVGDDHGAASSTLPHQSEHNLISAMVPLLSPAGIAEYIDYGLYGWAMSRYSGAWIGYKCQTEIVECTATVEIGPGRPSIILPTDGPAPGELSLRWPDGPHAMELRLERKIEAVKAFARANNLDRRSGAPLRGRLGIISTGKSWLDLLGAVAALGLSEGDLERLGIGLYKVGLTWPLEPEGISRFALDFDEIFVVEEKRPVIEEQLKALLFNLPADRRPRVFGKTGDAGERLLPSIGEISMISVARALVQRLGGREGPLGPAALRLEEITGAVADDTPALKREPYFCSGCPHSISTRIPDGSRATTGIGCHMMIIGVEDRNTSTFTQMGGEGGAWIGLSPFTDEKHIFVNMGDGTYFHSGLLAIRAAIAAKVNATYKILFNDAVAMTGGQRHDGELSVPAVVDQMLAEGARRVVVVAENPDAWIGRLPREVSIHPRDELDAVQRDLRETEGVTALIYDQVCAAEKRRRRKRGAFPISDKRAFINELVCEGCGDCSAVSNCISIEPKETELGRKRRINQSSCNTDLSCIKGFCPSFVTVEGGKIRKPAGRAASIDASNLPLPVIEADLGQPYNMLLAGIGGTGVITVSAILSMAAHIDGLAVLTLDQTGLAQKNGAVVSHLRIAANPETLNTVRIGPGESDVVLGFDVVVSAGRTALPTFVKGRTRAVIDDHFAPTAAFVQNTAIDLRQEVTLRALKKAAGEDALALVPATTAGTALLGDAIAANMLLLGNAWQRGLIPISLDAIQRAIELNGTGVVMNRAAFDWGRRLAVEPDAVAKAAGLSQEAPEAETLDMLIDKRAAFLTDYQDAAYAKRYRTLVERARTAEAALGGKGEFAEAVARNAFKLMAYKDEYEVARLHRDPSFAKAISEQFEGDFRIRHHLAPPFLSRRIDARTGRPAKIALGAWIGPIFGILAKLKGLRGTRFDPFGRTEERRMERRMIEDYAALVEELSAGLSRAGLNAAVEIAGLPDMVRGFGPVKLESAGRYETRKSELIGRWRSEAPLSRTA; encoded by the coding sequence ATGAACCTTCCCGTCGCTCCGTCGCGCATTGCCGCCAGCCACCAGATCAACGAGAGCATCGACCTCGACGACCGCTACCGGCTGGAGGAAGGCCGCATCCTCGTCTCCGGCACCCAGGCCCTCGTCCGCCTGCCGATGATCCAGCGCGAACGCGACCTCGCCGCCGGCCTCAATACGGCGGGATACGTCTCGGGCTACCGCGGCTCTCCCCTTGCCGGCTTCGACCGGGAAATGGTGAAGGCGCGCAAGTATCTCGAAAAGGCGCATGTCAAGTTCCAGCCGGGCCTGAACGAAGACATGGCGGCAACCGCCGTGTGGGGCACGCAGCAGACCGGCATGTTCAAGGGCAACCGCTACGACGGCGTCTTTTCCATGTGGTATGGCAAAGGCCCCGGCGTCGACCGCAGCATGGACGTCATCCGCCACGCCAATGCGGCCGGCACCAGCCAGCATGGCGGCGTGCTGCTTCTCGTTGGCGACGATCATGGTGCTGCCTCCTCCACCCTGCCCCATCAGAGCGAGCACAATCTGATCTCCGCCATGGTGCCGCTGCTTTCGCCGGCGGGCATTGCCGAATACATCGACTACGGCCTCTACGGCTGGGCCATGAGCCGCTATTCCGGCGCGTGGATCGGCTACAAGTGCCAGACGGAAATCGTCGAATGCACGGCAACGGTGGAGATCGGTCCCGGCCGTCCCTCGATCATCCTTCCCACGGACGGACCCGCGCCGGGCGAACTTTCGCTGCGCTGGCCCGATGGCCCGCACGCGATGGAACTGCGGCTCGAGCGCAAGATCGAGGCCGTGAAGGCCTTTGCGCGCGCCAATAATCTCGACCGCCGTTCCGGTGCACCCTTGCGCGGCCGGCTCGGCATCATCTCGACCGGCAAGTCCTGGCTCGACCTGCTCGGCGCGGTCGCGGCATTGGGCCTGAGCGAAGGCGATCTGGAACGGCTCGGCATCGGCCTCTACAAGGTCGGCCTGACATGGCCGCTGGAGCCGGAAGGCATCTCCCGCTTCGCGCTGGATTTCGACGAAATTTTCGTCGTCGAGGAAAAGCGCCCGGTGATCGAGGAACAGTTGAAGGCCCTGCTTTTCAACCTGCCCGCCGACCGGCGACCGCGCGTTTTCGGCAAGACCGGCGATGCAGGCGAACGGCTGCTGCCGTCGATCGGGGAAATCTCCATGATCTCGGTCGCCCGCGCGCTGGTCCAGCGCCTCGGCGGCAGGGAAGGCCCGCTCGGTCCGGCCGCACTGCGGCTCGAAGAAATCACCGGCGCTGTCGCCGATGACACCCCGGCACTCAAGCGCGAACCCTATTTCTGTTCGGGCTGTCCGCACTCCATATCTACGCGCATTCCCGATGGCAGCCGCGCCACGACCGGTATCGGCTGCCACATGATGATCATCGGCGTCGAGGACCGCAACACATCGACCTTTACCCAGATGGGCGGCGAAGGCGGTGCGTGGATCGGCCTTTCGCCCTTCACCGACGAGAAGCACATCTTCGTCAACATGGGCGACGGCACCTATTTCCATTCCGGCCTTCTCGCCATCCGGGCGGCCATCGCCGCAAAGGTCAACGCCACCTACAAGATCCTGTTCAACGACGCGGTCGCCATGACCGGCGGCCAGCGCCATGACGGCGAACTCAGCGTCCCCGCCGTCGTCGACCAGATGCTTGCCGAAGGTGCGCGTCGGGTCGTGGTCGTGGCGGAAAATCCCGATGCCTGGATCGGCCGCCTGCCGCGTGAAGTCTCCATTCATCCGCGCGATGAACTGGATGCCGTCCAGCGTGATCTGCGCGAAACCGAGGGCGTGACGGCGTTGATCTACGATCAGGTCTGCGCGGCCGAAAAGCGCCGCCGCCGCAAGCGCGGAGCCTTCCCGATATCCGACAAGCGCGCCTTCATCAACGAGCTCGTCTGCGAAGGCTGTGGCGACTGTTCCGCCGTCTCCAACTGCATTTCGATCGAGCCGAAGGAGACCGAACTGGGACGCAAGCGGCGGATCAACCAGTCGAGCTGCAACACCGATCTTTCCTGCATCAAGGGCTTCTGTCCGAGCTTCGTCACGGTCGAGGGCGGCAAGATCCGCAAGCCCGCGGGCCGAGCGGCAAGCATCGACGCCTCCAATCTGCCGCTGCCGGTGATCGAGGCCGATCTCGGCCAGCCCTACAACATGCTGCTCGCCGGCATCGGCGGCACCGGTGTCATCACGGTCAGCGCCATACTGTCGATGGCCGCCCATATCGACGGCCTCGCCGTGCTGACGCTCGACCAGACCGGGCTTGCCCAGAAGAACGGCGCCGTCGTCTCTCACCTTCGCATCGCCGCCAATCCCGAGACACTGAACACCGTGCGCATCGGCCCCGGCGAAAGCGATGTCGTGCTGGGCTTCGACGTCGTGGTATCAGCCGGTCGCACCGCGCTTCCAACCTTCGTCAAGGGTCGCACCCGCGCCGTCATCGACGATCATTTCGCGCCGACCGCGGCCTTCGTGCAGAACACCGCAATTGACCTTCGCCAGGAAGTCACGCTCCGCGCGCTGAAGAAGGCGGCAGGCGAGGACGCCCTCGCACTGGTGCCGGCAACGACGGCAGGAACCGCACTGCTCGGCGATGCCATCGCCGCCAACATGCTGCTGCTCGGCAATGCCTGGCAGCGCGGGCTGATCCCGATCAGCCTCGATGCCATCCAGCGCGCCATCGAACTGAACGGCACCGGTGTCGTGATGAACCGCGCCGCCTTCGACTGGGGCCGCCGCCTCGCCGTCGAGCCCGATGCGGTTGCCAAGGCCGCCGGCCTCTCGCAGGAAGCGCCCGAGGCGGAAACCCTCGACATGCTGATCGACAAGCGCGCCGCCTTCCTGACCGACTATCAGGACGCGGCTTATGCCAAGCGCTACCGTACGCTGGTGGAACGGGCGCGCACCGCGGAAGCAGCCCTCGGCGGCAAGGGCGAGTTCGCCGAGGCCGTCGCTCGCAATGCCTTCAAGCTCATGGCCTACAAGGACGAATACGAGGTGGCGCGGCTGCATCGCGATCCGTCCTTCGCAAAGGCGATTTCCGAACAGTTCGAAGGCGACTTCCGCATCCGCCATCATCTCGCGCCGCCGTTTCTGTCGCGCCGCATCGATGCGCGCACCGGCCGGCCGGCAAAGATCGCGCTTGGCGCATGGATCGGCCCGATCTTCGGCATACTCGCAAAGCTGAAGGGCCTGCGCGGCACCCGTTTCGATCCCTTCGGACGAACGGAAGAGCGTCGCATGGAACGTCGCATGATCGAGGACTATGCGGCGCTGGTCGAGGAACTCTCCGCAGGCCTTTCCCGGGCGGGCCTGAACGCCGCCGTCGAGATTGCCGGCCTGCCGGACATGGTGCGCGGCTTCGGACCGGTGAAGCTTGAGAGCGCGGGTCGATACGAAACGCGCAAGAGCGAACTGATCGGACGCTGGCGCAGCGAAGCGCCGCTTTCCCGGACCGCATGA
- a CDS encoding FAD-binding oxidoreductase, which produces MNSGTGPDPAVGDVRPATSDAKEARLSALIGALSARLDQGALLMGNDVGDGYLGDATDERGPRPALVLRPRDTADVSLILSTCNDLGQPLVIQGGRTGLSGGARPCEGEVSLSLERMTRLESVDLRAGTVVAEAGVTMQSVQEAAEEAGFLFGVDIGARGSCTVGGNIATNAGGIRVLRYGMYRTQVLGLETVLPDGSVLSSLKGLPKDNSGYDLNQCFIGSEGTLGVVTKACLRLHPLPPLQVNALCSLPSLAAAQALLARLRQELGPLLSAFEVIFPEVYVGVAAGGFATPPLPVGAGLYALVEIQGQDESENHERFAATLMSAVEAGLVDDVVVSQSPRDYRGLWALREACSAFIFSMDRMVGFDVSIPLARMQDFLTDAAVRLLAIDASARPYVFGHLGDGNLHYMVRTDRDEDIADAVFAVVAETGGAISAEHGIGLDKKKWLPLVRSASEIAAMRRMKRAFDPNLILNPGRVFDMETEAAGKAAR; this is translated from the coding sequence ATGAATAGCGGGACGGGCCCAGACCCGGCCGTTGGCGACGTGCGCCCGGCGACCAGCGATGCCAAGGAGGCGAGGCTCTCGGCGTTGATCGGAGCGCTTTCGGCACGCCTCGACCAAGGCGCGTTGCTGATGGGCAACGATGTCGGTGACGGCTATCTCGGCGACGCCACGGACGAACGCGGCCCTCGCCCGGCTCTCGTGCTCAGACCGCGCGATACGGCAGACGTTTCCCTCATCCTCTCCACCTGCAATGATCTCGGCCAGCCTCTGGTTATCCAGGGCGGCAGAACCGGCCTTTCCGGCGGCGCGCGCCCCTGCGAGGGCGAGGTGTCGCTTTCGCTGGAGCGGATGACGCGTCTCGAGAGCGTCGACCTGCGGGCCGGAACGGTCGTCGCGGAAGCCGGCGTCACCATGCAATCGGTTCAGGAGGCGGCGGAAGAAGCCGGTTTCCTGTTCGGCGTCGATATCGGCGCCCGCGGCTCCTGCACGGTGGGCGGCAACATTGCCACCAATGCCGGGGGCATTCGCGTCCTGCGCTATGGCATGTACCGCACCCAGGTCCTCGGGCTTGAAACGGTCCTGCCGGATGGCTCGGTGCTCTCCTCGCTCAAGGGACTGCCCAAGGACAATTCCGGCTACGACCTCAACCAGTGCTTCATCGGCTCCGAGGGCACGCTCGGCGTCGTCACCAAAGCCTGCCTGCGCCTGCATCCGCTGCCGCCGCTGCAGGTCAACGCGCTCTGCTCGCTGCCGTCGCTTGCAGCCGCCCAGGCGCTGCTTGCGCGTCTTCGCCAGGAACTCGGCCCGTTGCTCTCCGCCTTCGAGGTGATTTTTCCTGAGGTTTATGTGGGGGTGGCCGCCGGTGGTTTCGCCACGCCGCCGCTTCCCGTCGGCGCCGGCCTCTATGCCCTCGTCGAGATACAGGGACAGGACGAGAGCGAGAACCACGAACGCTTCGCCGCAACGCTGATGAGCGCGGTCGAGGCCGGCCTTGTGGATGACGTGGTCGTGTCGCAATCGCCCCGGGACTATCGCGGCCTCTGGGCGCTTCGCGAAGCCTGCAGCGCTTTCATCTTCAGCATGGACCGCATGGTTGGCTTCGACGTCAGCATCCCCTTGGCCCGCATGCAGGATTTCCTGACCGATGCAGCCGTCCGCCTGCTTGCGATAGACGCCTCCGCCCGCCCCTACGTCTTCGGCCATCTTGGTGACGGAAACCTGCACTACATGGTCAGGACGGATCGCGACGAGGACATCGCCGATGCCGTCTTCGCGGTCGTTGCCGAAACGGGCGGAGCCATTTCCGCCGAACACGGCATCGGGCTCGACAAGAAAAAATGGCTGCCGCTGGTGCGCAGCGCCTCCGAGATTGCCGCCATGCGCCGCATGAAACGCGCATTCGACCCCAATCTCATCCTCAATCCGGGTCGCGTCTTCGACATGGAGACCGAAGCCGCTGGAAAGGCCGCAAGATGA
- a CDS encoding nucleoside hydrolase, which yields MAEKIIIDTDPGQDDAFAILLALASPEVELLGITTVAGNVPLNLTHRNARQVLELAGRPEVPVFAGCAKPMAVPLVTAEHVHGATGLDGAELPEPVMPLQDRHAVDFIIDTLMKEPEGSVTLCPLGPLTNIGTALTKAPEIASRIRRIVLMGGGLFEGGNITPAAEFNIFVDPQAAAIVFASGVPIVMMPLDVTHKVRTTRERVERIRALEGEFGTVTAGWLDYFERFDEEKYGTEGGPLHDPNVIAYLIRPDIYDGRLCNVEIETESELTKGMTVVDWWKVSGRPANALFIRDVDDAAFFSLLTERLAVLASATSVAPRQRVGA from the coding sequence ATGGCTGAGAAAATCATCATCGACACCGATCCGGGTCAGGACGACGCCTTTGCCATTCTGCTGGCGCTTGCCAGCCCCGAAGTCGAACTGCTGGGCATCACCACCGTCGCCGGCAATGTTCCGCTGAACCTCACCCACCGCAATGCGCGGCAGGTGCTGGAACTCGCGGGCCGCCCCGAAGTCCCCGTCTTCGCCGGCTGCGCGAAACCAATGGCCGTGCCGCTGGTCACCGCCGAACATGTACACGGCGCAACCGGGCTCGACGGTGCCGAACTGCCGGAACCCGTCATGCCGCTGCAGGATCGCCATGCCGTCGACTTCATCATCGATACGCTGATGAAGGAACCTGAGGGGTCCGTGACGCTCTGCCCGCTCGGCCCTCTCACCAATATCGGGACAGCACTGACCAAGGCCCCGGAAATCGCCTCGCGCATCCGTCGCATCGTCCTGATGGGTGGAGGCCTGTTCGAAGGCGGCAACATCACGCCTGCCGCGGAATTCAACATCTTCGTCGATCCGCAGGCCGCAGCCATCGTCTTCGCCTCCGGCGTCCCGATCGTCATGATGCCGCTCGACGTGACCCACAAGGTGCGCACGACACGCGAACGGGTCGAACGCATCCGTGCCCTGGAGGGTGAGTTCGGCACGGTGACGGCCGGCTGGCTCGATTACTTCGAGCGTTTCGACGAGGAAAAATACGGCACCGAAGGCGGCCCGCTGCACGATCCGAACGTGATTGCCTACCTGATCCGGCCGGACATCTACGACGGCCGCCTTTGCAACGTCGAGATCGAGACCGAATCCGAACTGACCAAGGGCATGACCGTGGTCGACTGGTGGAAAGTCAGCGGTCGCCCGGCCAACGCGCTTTTCATTCGCGACGTAGACGACGCGGCATTCTTCTCGCTTCTGACGGAGCGTCTGGCAGTGCTGGCATCCGCGACATCCGTTGCGCCGCGCCAGCGGGTCGGCGCATGA
- a CDS encoding GntR family transcriptional regulator: MILKYDEVVRTGIAKQVSDNIRSAIMDGRLKIDERLPSEEELARSFGISRPTVREALKRLAAQNLIHSKRGPSGGNFVKRPDPEGLSKAITGAATLLVGVGAFDIDEIVVARRETETICCRLAVENRSDEHLALMEDEIRVQEDETISDEDFCASDVRFHRALVDSTGNGPLKLMMYTVIESFIPVTNMIVFRVRERRQVADFHREILEAVRLREADRAIAALGALLDYVSQSYATAVSARESRAASAGNAPA; this comes from the coding sequence ATGATCCTGAAATATGACGAGGTCGTGCGAACGGGCATCGCCAAGCAGGTGTCCGACAATATCCGGTCGGCGATCATGGATGGACGGCTGAAGATCGACGAGCGGCTGCCGAGCGAGGAAGAGCTTGCGCGCAGCTTCGGCATTTCCCGCCCGACGGTGCGCGAGGCGCTGAAGCGACTTGCCGCGCAGAACCTCATTCATTCCAAACGCGGCCCGAGCGGCGGCAATTTCGTCAAGCGGCCGGACCCGGAAGGCCTTTCCAAGGCGATCACCGGTGCGGCGACGCTTCTGGTGGGCGTCGGCGCCTTCGATATCGACGAGATCGTCGTGGCGCGCCGGGAAACCGAGACGATCTGCTGCCGGCTGGCTGTCGAAAACCGCAGCGACGAGCATCTGGCGCTGATGGAAGACGAGATCCGGGTTCAGGAAGACGAAACGATCAGCGACGAGGATTTCTGTGCGTCCGACGTGCGCTTCCATCGCGCGCTTGTGGATTCGACCGGCAATGGGCCGCTGAAACTGATGATGTATACCGTCATCGAGTCTTTCATTCCGGTCACCAACATGATCGTCTTCCGGGTTAGGGAGCGTCGTCAGGTTGCGGACTTTCACCGGGAAATTCTCGAAGCCGTCCGTCTCAGGGAGGCCGACCGCGCGATTGCGGCGCTTGGCGCTCTTCTCGACTATGTCAGCCAGTCCTATGCGACCGCCGTTTCAGCGCGCGAGAGCCGTGCGGCCTCTGCCGGCAACGCGCCCGCGTGA
- a CDS encoding HupV protein, producing MSRVVAGPFNRIEGDLEVALDIKDGVIEKAEVTTTLYRGFEQMLSGRPGLDALVIAPRICGICSVSQSVAAATALRNLAGGRAAANGYLATNLAHAAENIADHLTHFYLFFMPDFARDEYAARGWFGPAVERFKAVSGGGSAQFLPMRKRLLEVMGVIAGKWPHSLAIQPGGTTRAIDVGERVQLATLLGEFEVFLAQTLYGAPLEQILAMETPEELDAYAQEPGGDFRFFLRLADDLMLSRLGKGPGKLLSYGAYHTAESSLLPAGVMRADGTVSPLDIEGISEDVAHSWFVRTGDRPWDAETIPVAEKEGAYSWAKAPRLDGFPVETGAAARLAVAGHPLVQALIARDGGTSVRTRVVARLIETALLVYSMQGWLRQLRLKDEFCSHFALPEEASGVGLVEAARGALGHWMAVRSDRIERYQIIAPTTWNFSPRDAAGVPGPLEGALAGLDTGGFGAKSAALQHVIRSFDPCMVCTAH from the coding sequence ATGAGCCGCGTCGTTGCCGGTCCCTTCAATCGCATCGAGGGCGATCTCGAGGTTGCGCTCGACATCAAGGACGGCGTGATCGAGAAGGCCGAGGTCACCACGACGCTTTATCGCGGCTTCGAGCAGATGCTGAGCGGGCGTCCGGGGCTGGACGCGCTGGTGATCGCGCCGCGCATCTGCGGTATCTGTTCGGTGTCGCAGTCGGTTGCCGCGGCAACCGCGCTGCGCAATCTTGCCGGCGGCCGGGCCGCCGCCAACGGCTATCTCGCCACCAATCTGGCCCATGCGGCGGAAAACATCGCCGACCATCTCACCCATTTCTACCTGTTCTTCATGCCTGATTTCGCCCGTGACGAATATGCTGCCAGAGGCTGGTTCGGGCCTGCCGTCGAGCGTTTCAAGGCCGTCAGCGGCGGTGGTTCGGCGCAGTTCCTGCCGATGCGCAAGCGACTGCTGGAAGTCATGGGCGTGATCGCCGGCAAGTGGCCGCACTCGCTCGCCATCCAGCCCGGCGGCACGACACGCGCGATCGACGTCGGGGAGCGCGTGCAACTGGCGACCCTTCTGGGCGAATTCGAGGTTTTTCTCGCGCAGACGCTCTATGGCGCACCGTTGGAGCAGATCCTCGCGATGGAGACGCCGGAAGAGCTTGACGCCTATGCGCAGGAACCCGGCGGCGACTTCCGCTTCTTCCTGCGGCTGGCGGATGATCTGATGCTTTCGCGGCTTGGCAAGGGGCCGGGCAAGCTCTTGTCCTATGGCGCTTATCACACCGCGGAAAGCTCGCTGCTGCCGGCGGGTGTCATGCGGGCCGACGGTACGGTCTCGCCGCTCGATATCGAGGGCATCTCCGAGGATGTCGCCCACTCCTGGTTCGTGCGGACGGGCGACCGCCCATGGGACGCCGAAACCATTCCCGTTGCGGAGAAGGAAGGAGCCTATTCCTGGGCCAAGGCTCCACGGCTGGATGGCTTTCCGGTGGAAACCGGCGCTGCCGCACGGCTTGCGGTGGCAGGGCATCCGCTGGTTCAGGCGCTGATCGCCCGTGATGGAGGCACTTCCGTCAGAACGCGCGTCGTTGCCCGACTGATCGAAACGGCGCTCCTCGTCTACAGCATGCAGGGATGGCTCCGCCAGCTTCGGCTGAAGGATGAATTCTGCAGCCATTTCGCCTTGCCGGAAGAGGCAAGCGGCGTCGGTCTGGTGGAGGCAGCGCGTGGAGCGCTCGGCCACTGGATGGCCGTGCGCTCGGACCGGATCGAGCGCTACCAGATCATCGCCCCCACCACCTGGAACTTTTCACCGCGCGATGCCGCGGGTGTTCCCGGGCCGCTCGAAGGTGCGCTTGCCGGTCTCGATACCGGCGGTTTCGGGGCGAAGTCGGCCGCATTGCAGCATGTCATCCGCTCCTTCGATCCCTGCATGGTCTGCACCGCCCATTGA
- a CDS encoding oxidoreductase — translation MSETFTAIVIDAVDGKPKPEFRQLSLSDLPDNDVLVEIAFSTLNYKDGLAVSGKGRIARRMPLVAGIDLAGTVVESRSPLWKAGDKVVVNGFGLSETEWGGYSRFQRLKPEWLIPLPETFSFEQAMAIGTAGYTAALCVNALEDWGSIKPGEGEVLVTGAAGGVGSVAISLLAARGYKVTASTGRPETHDYLASLGASAFIDRASLSEKGGPLQKERWSGAVDSVGSTTLANVLAQTVYGGGVAACGLAGGADLPATVLPHILRGVALLGVDSVMALMAKRVRAWQTLSESLDIKHLSALTTVEPMSKLPELADAIIAGQIRGRVVIDVTR, via the coding sequence ATGAGCGAAACCTTTACCGCGATCGTCATCGATGCCGTGGATGGAAAGCCGAAGCCGGAATTCCGCCAGCTTTCCCTCTCCGACCTGCCTGACAATGACGTGCTGGTCGAGATCGCGTTTTCGACGCTGAACTACAAGGACGGCCTTGCCGTCTCCGGCAAGGGCCGCATTGCGCGCCGCATGCCGCTGGTGGCTGGCATCGATCTCGCGGGTACGGTCGTCGAATCCCGTTCGCCGCTGTGGAAGGCTGGCGACAAGGTCGTCGTCAACGGCTTCGGTCTTTCCGAAACGGAGTGGGGCGGCTACTCGCGCTTCCAGCGGCTGAAGCCCGAATGGCTGATCCCTCTGCCGGAGACGTTTTCGTTCGAACAGGCGATGGCAATCGGAACCGCCGGTTATACGGCGGCGCTCTGTGTCAACGCGCTGGAGGACTGGGGCAGCATCAAGCCGGGTGAAGGCGAAGTGCTCGTCACCGGTGCCGCGGGCGGAGTCGGTTCGGTCGCGATCAGTCTTCTGGCGGCGCGGGGCTACAAGGTGACCGCGTCCACCGGTCGCCCGGAGACCCACGACTATCTCGCTTCGCTTGGCGCTTCCGCCTTCATCGACCGTGCGAGCCTTTCCGAGAAGGGCGGGCCGCTGCAGAAAGAGCGCTGGAGCGGTGCGGTGGACAGCGTGGGTTCGACCACGCTTGCCAATGTTCTTGCACAGACGGTCTATGGCGGCGGTGTTGCTGCCTGTGGTCTTGCCGGCGGTGCTGATCTTCCGGCAACCGTTCTGCCGCATATTCTGCGCGGTGTGGCCCTGCTTGGCGTCGATTCCGTCATGGCTCTCATGGCGAAGCGCGTTCGCGCCTGGCAGACCCTTTCGGAATCGCTCGACATCAAGCATCTCTCGGCGCTCACCACGGTCGAGCCGATGTCGAAGCTTCCCGAACTTGCCGACGCCATCATCGCCGGCCAGATTCGCGGACGCGTCGTCATTGACGTTACCCGCTAG